Part of the Triticum aestivum cultivar Chinese Spring chromosome 4D, IWGSC CS RefSeq v2.1, whole genome shotgun sequence genome is shown below.
CCAATCCGTGTACTGGCCGATGGTGGCAGCATCTGTTGACGTTGTATCCTTCCTGTAGGCTTCGTCGCGGTGTTCTGACTCCTTTCGTCATGCTCCGGATGAAAACTTGATCTACATGATTGAGCGGTGGCGGCTATCAGTGGTCGTACCCTTCTGGTAGACACCATTTTGGAGTCCTGGCTTCATCGTTGTCCATCATACCTCTTCGTTGTGGTTCATGGTGGAGGTCTCCATCGGCTCCAAACGGTCTTTTTCACATATGTATAGTTAGTTTGGTAGTCGGTGGGGTGGTGTATCAGTGCCTTACACCTTTGTATCTTGTCTTGCGTGTGTGTTGTGTGCAGTGGTGGCGTGTGTTTATATCGGTCTACTCGGTTGTAATACGGtgatggttgctttataatataaagcggggaacCACTTTTTCGTCATATAACCAATGGCAGACATTATAGTGCCGCACATGTATTGCACACAAGCACTATATATGTAGAATTTCCCGAGGTGTTCAACCGAACCAGCAAACTTACATTAAATTACTAGATAATCGTCTATTGTATCGGAGAAGGGGAAAAGAACCCTGAATTTTCATTCGTTATGGGAAATACGACGCATAATAACCAAAATAGCATACGACATCATATCAGAGTGATGAAAAAAGATATTGTTGATTATTCATAACATTGAAATACATTCATGGCTTACAGACACACAGCGGCATGACATATTCTCCATTTATTTTATAGATATAAGGATGCTCGAGAAATTCAACCAAATCCTTGATTTATGCACTAATCTTCCGTGTAATCAACAAACGTCTGACTTAGTTGTGGTTGTTCTCCCAAAATTGAGCCTGGAGATAGTCTATTGTATTCTTTTCCACCTGAAATGCCTTGGCAAGAACATCATCTGATATTGGTGGGTCCGACCCAAACACTGCATTGGCAATTGTGATAGCCCCTGGGTTCTGGCTGCTAAGCGCGGCAATTGCAACAGCGGGCTGGTGGGGGTTGGGGTTGAATTGGAAGTGGATGAGCCCCACGGGGAAGACAAACACATCACCTTTGTTGAGCATCTTGGAAAGGAACTTGTTTCTGTTGGGGGCGGGCTGGTTGGATGTGACAAAGCCAACATATAGTGTCCCCTCGAGCACCATGAGGATCTCAGTGGCGCGAGGGTGCATATGTGGTGGGTTCTGACCTAAGGGAGCATAGTCGATGCGCGCAATTGAGATGCCGAGGGTGTTGAGTCCAGCAATCTGCATGACGTTGATCAAGTGATCCAACCTTGTTGGTCACCCTAGGCTTGTCGAGGTTGGCTGCCTTGAAGAAGTCGTCTGCGTTAACTTCCATCGGGTTCTTGCAAACAAACCCATTGACACGCACTGGGTGCATAGAGGAGATGTAACATGTAAGGTTAGATCTTACAAAGTCGTTTTAACTTGAATATTTCAGAATCTGATTGCAACATACGTATCTGGTGATAACATGACAGGAAACCATGAAGTACATAGTACCTGGTGAATGCAGGTCGGCGACGCAAAAGTCCTGGAGTGGGCTAGGATCAGAGGCAGTGGCCTGCCATGAGACCAGTGCAATAAGAGCAGCAAAGAGAAGGATAGAAGAGGAGGATGCCATTTGAGTTTAGTTTCTTTGGCTCTTCTTTTCTCTTGTGTTCCTGTTTGTGTTTGTTGCCTGAGTGATGCTTTGAGCTTGCAGGGGTTGTATGTGTTTATATAGGCGCAGTGAGCCGTGTGCGAACTCGGGAGCAATAGACATAGTCAGGTGGAACTGCACAACAGATTGAAATGGTCTCTGGCTGCTGATTAAACTATTTTGCATAAACGTTTTCCCTTCAAATGAAGCAATGCAGGGTATACAGATAGATAAAGGAACTCTATGTGATGTACGACTGAGTAGTAACTATGATTGTTTCTCCATTTAACCCGAGTCTCAACAATGCATGCAGGGCTAATTCCAGGAAAATTCACCACCCGTCGCCATTATTGATGAAGGAAAAGATTTATAAACAAGAAATATCCGGCAAGAGAAACAAATGAATTCCACAAGTTTAATTATATATCTAAATATCCTGTGTTTCTATCATACTATCATATACCTGGTCATAGTCTGAACTGGTGCCCGCGAAATCAGTCAAAAAGAGCAGTTGAGAAAAGCCAAGTTATACAAGGCAAACAATTGTTTTCTAGCTCGAGGCTGACATAGACAAAGTTACCTACTCTTACGTGAGCCTGATTCATGGGTGCATGACTACTAAAGACATATAGAGTGTGCTATCTAGCTTTTGGCACTACCAAATTATATATTTGCCAATAGATTTCTCATGAAAATCCAGCAACATAAGACGACAGAGTAGTAAACGGATTTGTAGCAGCCCCTGTATGTTATCATCATGTCAATCCGATATTTACTTGGTCAGATGTCTCTCGAAGTGGTTGAGTACTTACAGGAAGAAGCAACGACATTAATGGACGAAGTACCAAACCAAAAGGACAGATGATACAAACGCCATGACGATGGAGAGCAGGAAGTTTCCATATGACCTAAGCAAGACTAGTTAACATCTTCTAGCGAAGAGTTTTATCATGCATGACCAGTTCAGTGTATAAATCTAGCCTTCCTGACTAGGTTCATGGCACCAGACCTCACCTGCTTCTTTTGCTAGAGTAAATAGTGCATCGAATGACTAGACTAGGCCAAGCGACCACTCATAAACAGATTAATTTCTTGGAGGTGTCTGTTGGCAGATTTAGTATAGAAAGAAGTTTCCAGATGATTTAATTGCTTCTATCACAAGCTTATTACAAAGAAACAACTCaaataataattgttttttggGACTCAGATGTCTACAATAGTTTTTCTGGAGAATGATCAATCAAACTTACAAGACTTTGAACCCAAAGGAAGCTAAAACAGAACATTCAGGAAAAATAGAACTAAGGACAACCAAAACAGCAAGTTTCATAGCAAAGGAAACGTAAACTACTTCTTAGATGCACCAGAAAGACAGACCACAAGAACGACTCCTGGAAGCAACTTTTGCACATTCAACTTGCACATTGCAACCTCTGAGCACATTAACATATAATCATCTATTGGCTTTTGATTAAATTTTTGCACAAACTTCTCAAGTTTCCTTTTAATATGCCTAAGCGCTATTGCATCATCTGGTGTATGGCTGAGTAGTATTTACGATTATTTATCCATCTCACCCAAGTCGGCACAATGCATGGAGGGCTGGTTCCATGAAAAGTCACGACCCATCACCATAGTTTATTAGATATCACATACTTGGTCATGGTGAGAACTGGTGCGCACGAGGTCAAGGAGCAGTTGAGAAAAGACAAGTGATGCAAAGCAATCATTTTCTACCTAGACAAAGTCATCTGCTTAGATTTATCCACTCTCCATTCTTTTAAGTTGCTTCAGAATGCGTGCAACCAAGCTTTTCAAGCTGTGGCCACTAACATAATCAAACTATATATTTGTCACCGGATTTTTCATGAACAAAACTGTGCACAAGATATGGCATGGGATAAAAAGAACATACATGTACTTATACGTTTATAGATGTGTGTTAGCAGCTTAACATACATATGATTAGAAAGCACGGTTGGAGATATAATGGAATATCTTACCATCCTCCAAGAAAAAATAAACAGAGAAACTAGGCAATATGAGTCACCTAGTGATATAAAAAAATATTAGGTTGCAAGTTGACGCAGTAGTTAACGGATTGTGTCAATGAGGACGAAGACACGCACGCATGAACAATGATGGTAGAGAGCAGAAACAATTCATGTGATCTTAGTAAGAGTAGTTAACATCGTCTTGCTAAGAGATTGATCATGACCATTTAATGCATAAATCTGACAATCTAGTCGGCCTTTCTTGACTGGGCTCATGACACACCTCACCTGCCTCTTTTGATAGAGTAAACAGGACATCCAATGCCTAGGCCGGGTGACCACTCATAAACTAATTATTTTCTTTAAGGTGTGTGTTGGTAGTTTTGATACAGTAAAGATGTTTTCATCAGACAAATAAAATGGATCAAGAACGAAGAAGAAGATAGGCCTCAACATCATCCTCGTGGACGACATCAGAGGCTATCTCCGCCGCCGGCCCTAGACACACGCACTCTCGGACTCCCTGGTAGCCATCGATCGGCACCACGCCGAGCAAAGCCCCGGGTGATGGTATGCGGCAGTGGGATATCCCTTCTCTCCGCTCCGATCCACTCTCTGGTCTCTGTGGCTAACCCTAGCATCTCACACCACCGCCGCTGCTATCCCCCACCTCAGGAGGTGGGCCGCTGACCTAAGATTTCGTGGCATGTCTAGTGGGGTCATGGTTCACTTGGTTCGTGCATGGATCAGGGAACTCTGCCTGGCAGCGATGCTCTCCCAGACCAGGCAGCATCATTGTCGTTGACCTATGAGGGGTGGTTGCGATCAGACGGGATGTGGCTGCCCATTGCCTCTCAATGGTTCCACCGCAGGTGAGATCCTCCCTGCCCCCACCCGGAGTGATCAGTTCGCTTCGTCGGCGGTCTTAGGCCCGACAAGATTTGGTCATGGTCGTGGACTTGGGCTAGGTCGAGCTTCACTAGGGTTTGATGGCTTTCTCTGGTGACCTCGTACCAACAGCTTGGTGGCGGGGCCTAGGTTTGGGATGTCGTACGTTGAGGCGATGGCCCTGGATAGCAGGTTGGACGTCAGGCGAGGGTGCGGGATGGTCCAAGCGAAAGTTTGGTGCCTCGACGCTGGTTGAGGCGATGTCTTGGTAGTCATGTCCCTCTTGCAGTCGTCACCATTGTTCTCCCGCCCTCCCAGCTCAGGGTGAAAACCCTTGTCCGCCCTAATGGACGCAATGGTGGAGGTGCATTGCTTCATGACCATCTTGGGTTCGTCATCGGTGAGTGTAGTTGTCTTTCAGTCAAGGTGGCGTGTTCGGAATGGTATGGCGATCCAATCGAACCTACCTCAAATCTGGTGACTCGGCGTATTACTTGCACCTATCTTGTACACGCAACAATATCCTCCTTTCATCATGTTTTTGCTCGCTCTGGTACGGCCAACGCTGCTTGGTTTAGGCAGAGGGTCCTCTCTAAGAGAAGTTAGGTGGTCTCGGCGCGGTAAAGTCCAATGTTTTCTTCCAGGTGGTGTGTGGTTGAATGTCGTCGTCGGTCCTGCTTCAGTCTTCAGGAGGTCCACCCTCTCTTGTGCTTCCTCTCGGCGGCATGCTGGAGGCGTCTAATTTGGCACTTCCGGTGCTTCTTAGCGTGTTTGGCTTGGTTTGCCTTGCTTTGTTTGATCATCTTGTATGATGATTTGCTCAACACCATGTATCGTTTAGCCAAGCGGCCGAAGTCCGTTTTGTGATAAATGCTTCTATGACAGGTTTGTTACAAAGAAGCAACTCATATAATATTCATTTATGGGCGGTTTAGGTAATAATCATTTCTTTCGTGTAtttatgcatgttttttgtatgtatgttgGACCTAATTTTTGGAACCTGGTCTCTGGTGTGCCCAGTTTCTACACTTAGTAAAAATCATATTTTTTAGTTCtcaacttaagaaaaacaaaaataatgcACATAAGTATTTTGATAAAACAGGACACCTCATCAAATTTCCATTAAAGCAACCTTCAATCGACCTTACAAGAGTTTGAACCAAAAGGAAGCTAAAATATTACATGCGGGAACCGtaaattttttattgcatgcaccataAAGCGAGAGTGCAGAACAACGACTCCAGGAAGCAACTTTTGCACATTCAACTTTCACACTTAAATCCTGAGAACAATCAGGCTCCAACCATTGCATACTTCGCATGTATTATAAGATAATCCTAGGTGTTCAACCCTAGCATCAAACATATACTGGATTACCAGATAATCGTGTATTCTTTCTTTTCTTACCTAATCATCTATTATTTCGGAACAAGGGGAAAAGAACCCAAAAACTTTATGAGAAATACGACACATTAAAACCAAAAAAAACATATGAGATCATCCGTGTGATAAAGAACGATATTGTCAATTA
Proteins encoded:
- the LOC123100710 gene encoding germin-like protein 8-11, which produces MQIAGLNTLGISIARIDYAPLGQNPPHMHPRATEILMVLEGTLYVGFVTSNQPAPNRNKFLSKMLNKGDVFVFPVGLIHFQFNPNPHQPAVAIAALSSQNPGAITIANAVFGSDPPISDDVLAKAFQVEKNTIDYLQAQFWENNHN